Proteins from a genomic interval of Paracoccus methylovorus:
- a CDS encoding ABC transporter ATP-binding protein: MTTAARGLGASHLTVAYEDRPILRDLSLTLPEGRFTAILGPNGCGKSTLLKTFARLIRPRAGQVTLDGMDLHALPPRKVAQQLGLLPQAPIAPDGITVSDLVARGRAPWRGLLSGWSQQDEAARSQAMQATGVCEFADRPVAELSGGQRQRVWIALALAQETRHLLLDEPTTWLDLPHQIEVLRLLQHLNRTSGRSIVAVLHDLSLAARYADHLVLLAPGRLVATGTAAAVLTPDNLADAFGMEAVILDDPISGTPIIVPK, encoded by the coding sequence ATGACCACTGCCGCAAGGGGTCTTGGCGCATCGCATCTGACCGTGGCCTATGAGGACCGCCCGATCCTGCGCGACCTGTCGCTGACCCTGCCAGAAGGTCGCTTTACCGCCATCCTCGGCCCGAACGGTTGCGGCAAGTCAACCCTGCTGAAAACCTTTGCGCGGCTGATCCGTCCCCGGGCGGGGCAAGTCACGCTGGATGGGATGGACCTGCACGCATTGCCGCCCCGCAAGGTGGCGCAACAGCTTGGCCTGTTGCCGCAGGCCCCCATCGCGCCCGACGGCATCACCGTTTCCGATCTGGTGGCGCGTGGTCGCGCGCCATGGCGCGGCCTGCTGTCGGGCTGGAGCCAGCAGGACGAGGCCGCCCGCAGCCAAGCCATGCAGGCGACAGGCGTTTGCGAATTCGCCGACAGGCCCGTCGCCGAGCTTTCGGGCGGTCAGCGTCAGCGCGTCTGGATCGCCCTGGCTCTGGCGCAGGAAACCCGGCACCTGTTACTGGACGAGCCGACGACATGGCTGGACCTGCCCCATCAGATCGAGGTTCTGCGCCTGCTGCAGCACCTCAACCGCACGTCGGGGCGCAGCATCGTCGCGGTGCTCCATGATCTTAGCCTTGCCGCGCGCTATGCGGATCATCTGGTTCTTCTTGCGCCGGGACGACTGGTGGCAACCGGGACCGCGGCAGCGGTGCTGACGCCCGATAATCTGGCCGATGCGTTCGGGATGGAGGCCGTCATTCTGGACGACCCGATTTCGGGCACGCCGATCATCGTGCCGAAATAG
- a CDS encoding FecCD family ABC transporter permease: MNRLLGLSLGLLALVVIGLTVGEVALPASAYWQAMTGGSPSTAMILFELRLPRILTAAGAGAALGLSGAIFQMLLRNSLASPDVMGFTSGAAFGAIAALRAGGAAGISSSLGAAGGGLGAAVLVFGLSRRQGLTPPLRLVLVGIGIAAIFGAAATMLLSRMPLTEAADAQRWLAGSLAARDWHHVWQIAISLVVVGFGAALTARALSLLELGDELAGTLGLRVEPARIGLAFVGILAATAGVAVAGPLPFIALMSLPLSRRIVGQGGPGLRMAGAALAGAAIAVLADLIARLGLGGVQLPVGALTGLLGGPYLLWLIAREMKEGQL, encoded by the coding sequence ATGAACCGCCTGCTCGGGCTGTCCCTTGGTCTTCTGGCGTTGGTCGTCATCGGCCTGACGGTGGGCGAGGTCGCGCTGCCGGCCTCCGCCTATTGGCAGGCCATGACCGGGGGCAGCCCCAGCACCGCGATGATCCTGTTCGAACTGCGCCTGCCGCGCATCCTGACGGCGGCAGGCGCAGGCGCGGCGCTGGGGTTGTCAGGCGCGATCTTTCAGATGCTCCTGCGCAACTCGCTGGCCTCGCCCGATGTCATGGGCTTCACCTCGGGCGCAGCGTTCGGAGCGATCGCCGCGCTGCGTGCGGGGGGTGCGGCGGGCATCAGCTCCAGCCTTGGCGCGGCAGGCGGCGGACTGGGCGCGGCCGTGCTGGTCTTTGGCCTAAGCCGCCGTCAGGGCCTGACCCCGCCGCTGCGGCTTGTCCTTGTCGGCATCGGCATCGCCGCCATCTTCGGCGCGGCGGCGACGATGCTTTTGTCGCGCATGCCGCTGACCGAGGCGGCCGATGCACAACGCTGGCTGGCCGGTTCGCTGGCCGCGCGCGACTGGCATCACGTCTGGCAGATCGCGATTTCTCTGGTCGTCGTCGGGTTCGGGGCCGCGCTGACCGCGCGGGCGCTGTCCTTGCTGGAGCTTGGCGACGAACTGGCCGGAACGCTTGGCCTGCGGGTCGAGCCGGCGCGGATCGGGCTGGCCTTCGTTGGCATTCTTGCGGCGACGGCCGGCGTTGCCGTGGCCGGGCCGCTGCCGTTCATCGCGCTGATGTCCCTGCCGCTTTCCCGCCGCATCGTGGGACAGGGCGGACCGGGCCTGCGCATGGCCGGTGCAGCACTGGCCGGCGCCGCCATCGCCGTGCTGGCGGATCTGATCGCGCGGCTGGGGCTTGGCGGCGTCCAACTGCCGGTGGGCGCATTGACCGGGCTGCTGGGCGGCCCCTATTTGCTGTGGCTGATCGCCCGCGAAATGAAGGAGGGCCAGCTATGA
- a CDS encoding TonB-dependent receptor: MSIPRHPRASAFVVLMCLTTALPALAETEQVLLDTVTLTATGLPTDIMNNPASVSVIERKDIEKSAQVSVARLLRDIPGIQISENGIDRISIRGEGASRVAVLIDGQKLTDHTNYGQPILIDPGSIERIEVVRGSSSVTSGSQAIGGVVNIITKKGADQPFALSTMAGWMSATNGYRYSATASGTVDAGAGALDYRLTIGRMSQDDLKYAGGTASPSDTSDRTVSGHLGYRQGNHYFGLKILNYDLAANVFVDNPDFVIQMPRRDLRKAGLFYEGTNLTPWLTRLSFDLYRQTVDRSFRNDVLMYPAGTMRLQVQSESEDRQRTTGANLRAEMQFSQNSRTVAGLEFTDDNLTTDKYSRTTVARINPPIPISDVTSLRYDDATIRTTSVFVQHEISLNKDLTATLGGRWYHVKASHDASVTDGVARPASSNSDDQGLASAGLVWTPDDTLALRANISQGYIYPSLSELFLTTTAGGTPIIGNPDLAPERATTFELGARLDRGDTLLDATLFYTRAKDYIASIPTDQTGRTRQYMNLEYARTWGVELHAEHHLAAWNLTPYVTATALQREITYQNGFSTTDSGMPEFSGRIGLRKDWSMGSVDGTVDLFVHAASGTALRGSDGVIDLRSANEAKLNRSSGYGTINLHSTAQFANGVALTVELNNLTDRYYETWDYMPGAERSVNLFLTKTF; the protein is encoded by the coding sequence ATGTCGATACCAAGGCATCCGCGCGCGTCCGCGTTCGTCGTCCTTATGTGCCTGACCACCGCATTGCCCGCCCTGGCGGAAACCGAGCAGGTCCTGCTGGACACCGTGACCCTGACAGCAACGGGGTTGCCCACCGACATCATGAACAACCCCGCCTCGGTCAGCGTGATCGAACGCAAGGACATCGAAAAATCCGCACAGGTTTCGGTTGCAAGGTTGCTGCGCGACATTCCCGGTATCCAGATCAGCGAAAACGGCATAGACCGCATCTCGATCCGCGGCGAGGGGGCGTCGCGGGTGGCCGTGCTGATCGACGGGCAAAAGCTTACCGATCACACCAATTACGGCCAGCCGATCCTGATCGACCCCGGCTCGATCGAGCGGATCGAGGTGGTGCGGGGTTCCTCATCCGTCACCTCGGGCAGTCAGGCGATCGGAGGGGTGGTCAACATCATCACCAAAAAAGGCGCCGATCAGCCCTTTGCGCTTTCGACGATGGCGGGATGGATGTCAGCCACCAACGGCTATCGTTATTCGGCCACCGCCTCGGGGACGGTGGATGCCGGGGCAGGGGCGCTTGATTACCGCCTGACCATCGGGCGGATGTCTCAGGACGACCTGAAGTATGCGGGCGGAACCGCCTCGCCGTCGGACACTTCGGACCGCACCGTATCGGGGCATCTGGGATACAGGCAGGGCAATCATTACTTCGGGCTGAAGATCCTGAACTATGATCTTGCCGCCAATGTTTTTGTCGACAACCCCGATTTCGTCATCCAGATGCCAAGGCGCGATCTGCGCAAGGCCGGCCTGTTCTACGAAGGCACGAACCTGACCCCTTGGCTGACCAGGCTGAGTTTTGATCTGTATCGTCAGACGGTGGACCGCAGCTTTCGCAACGATGTCCTGATGTATCCCGCAGGGACCATGCGATTGCAGGTCCAGTCGGAATCCGAGGATCGCCAGCGGACCACCGGCGCCAACCTGCGGGCCGAGATGCAGTTTTCGCAAAACAGCCGCACCGTGGCCGGGTTGGAGTTCACCGACGACAACCTGACCACGGACAAGTATTCCCGCACGACGGTGGCGCGCATCAACCCGCCCATCCCGATCAGCGACGTGACAAGCCTGCGTTACGACGACGCCACCATTCGCACCACCTCGGTCTTCGTGCAGCACGAGATCAGCCTGAACAAAGACCTGACCGCCACGTTGGGCGGTCGCTGGTATCATGTGAAGGCCAGCCACGATGCCTCGGTCACGGATGGGGTGGCGCGGCCTGCGTCCTCCAACAGCGACGATCAGGGGCTTGCCTCGGCCGGTCTGGTCTGGACGCCCGACGATACGCTGGCGCTGCGGGCCAATATCTCGCAAGGGTATATCTATCCGTCGTTGAGCGAGTTGTTCCTGACCACCACGGCCGGGGGAACGCCGATCATCGGCAACCCCGATCTGGCCCCGGAACGTGCGACCACCTTCGAACTGGGCGCGCGGCTGGATCGGGGCGATACCCTGCTGGACGCAACCTTATTCTATACCCGCGCCAAGGATTACATCGCCAGCATCCCGACAGACCAGACCGGGCGGACGCGGCAATACATGAACCTTGAATATGCCCGCACCTGGGGGGTGGAATTGCATGCCGAGCATCACCTGGCTGCGTGGAACCTGACGCCATATGTCACTGCCACCGCCCTGCAACGCGAGATTACCTATCAAAACGGCTTCAGCACCACCGATTCCGGCATGCCGGAGTTTTCGGGCCGCATCGGCCTGCGCAAGGACTGGAGCATGGGTTCCGTCGACGGGACCGTCGATCTGTTCGTGCATGCGGCCAGCGGAACGGCCCTGCGCGGCTCGGACGGGGTGATCGACCTGCGCTCGGCCAACGAGGCCAAGCTGAACCGCTCATCAGGCTATGGCACGATCAACCTGCATTCGACCGCGCAATTCGCCAATGGCGTTGCACTGACGGTCGAACTGAACAACCTGACCGACCGCTATTACGAGACCTGGGACTACATGCCCGGCGCCGAGCGTTCGGTGAACCTGTTCCTGACCAAGACTTTCTAA
- a CDS encoding ABC transporter ATP-binding protein — protein MLKDFFAYYRPWKTLFLIDFTAAVVSGLLELAFPVAIHSFIDVLLPRGDWSLTLLAAAALCGVYLLNAGLMAVVTYWGHMLGINIETEMRSKAFGHIQKLSWSFFDRQRTGHMVARVTRDLEEIGEVAHHGPEDLFVAVMTFVGAFVLMMLIHPPLALMTVVIVPATVGLVAVYGGRMTATWRAIYARVGNFNVRLEENVGGIRIVQAFANENHERNLFAHDNAMYRKVKLDAYRIMAASQTLNYIGMRGVQVVIMVAGAAYVLNGQLSAGGFVGFLLLVGVFFRPLEKIAAVLEVYPRGIAGFRRYQELLAVEPDIADIPSARPAPELKGAIRFENVDFGYDPQRLILNNIDLEVRPGETMAFVGPSGAGKTTLLALLPRFYDPTSGRITIDGADTRDFTLESLRRQIGIVSQDVFLFGGSLRDNIAYGRLDASEEDILRATELAQLSGLVEQLPDGLDTIVGERGVMLSGGQKQRVAIARIFLKNPPILILDEATSALDTQTEAEIQSALERLAVGRTTLVIAHRLGTIRNADRIAVVEDGRIVELGNHAELALRGGRYAKLNAA, from the coding sequence ATGTTGAAAGACTTTTTTGCCTATTATCGCCCCTGGAAGACCCTGTTTCTGATCGACTTTACTGCGGCAGTGGTCTCGGGGTTGCTGGAACTGGCATTTCCCGTGGCGATCCACAGCTTTATCGACGTGCTGTTGCCACGCGGCGACTGGTCGCTGACGCTGCTGGCGGCGGCGGCGCTTTGCGGCGTCTATCTGCTGAATGCCGGGCTGATGGCGGTTGTGACCTATTGGGGTCACATGCTGGGCATCAACATCGAAACCGAGATGCGCAGCAAGGCTTTCGGCCATATCCAGAAACTGTCCTGGAGCTTTTTCGACCGCCAGCGCACCGGCCACATGGTCGCGCGCGTCACCCGCGACCTCGAAGAAATCGGCGAAGTCGCCCATCATGGCCCCGAGGATCTTTTCGTGGCCGTCATGACCTTTGTCGGCGCCTTCGTCCTGATGATGCTGATCCATCCGCCGCTTGCCCTGATGACCGTCGTCATCGTTCCCGCGACCGTCGGACTGGTCGCGGTTTACGGCGGGCGCATGACCGCGACATGGCGCGCGATCTATGCCCGCGTCGGCAATTTCAACGTCCGGCTTGAAGAAAACGTGGGCGGCATCCGCATCGTGCAGGCATTCGCCAACGAAAACCACGAACGCAACCTTTTTGCCCATGACAACGCGATGTATCGCAAGGTCAAGCTGGACGCCTACCGGATCATGGCCGCCTCGCAGACGCTGAATTACATCGGCATGCGCGGCGTGCAGGTGGTCATCATGGTCGCGGGCGCGGCTTATGTCCTGAACGGCCAGTTGTCGGCGGGCGGCTTTGTCGGCTTCCTGCTGCTGGTCGGGGTGTTTTTCCGGCCGCTGGAAAAGATCGCCGCCGTGCTTGAGGTCTATCCGCGCGGGATCGCCGGTTTCCGGCGCTATCAGGAACTGCTGGCGGTCGAGCCCGACATCGCCGACATCCCCTCCGCGCGCCCGGCCCCCGAACTGAAAGGCGCGATCCGTTTCGAAAACGTCGATTTCGGTTACGATCCGCAGCGGCTGATCCTGAACAACATCGACCTTGAGGTCCGTCCCGGCGAAACGATGGCTTTCGTCGGCCCCTCGGGCGCGGGCAAGACGACGCTTTTGGCGCTGCTGCCGCGGTTCTATGACCCCACGTCGGGCCGCATCACCATCGACGGGGCCGATACGCGCGATTTCACGCTGGAAAGCCTGCGCCGTCAGATCGGCATCGTCAGTCAGGACGTGTTCCTGTTCGGCGGCAGCCTGCGCGACAACATCGCCTATGGCCGGCTGGACGCGAGCGAGGAAGACATCCTGCGCGCCACCGAATTGGCCCAGCTTTCGGGTCTGGTCGAGCAACTGCCCGACGGGCTTGACACCATCGTCGGCGAACGCGGCGTCATGCTGTCGGGCGGGCAAAAGCAGCGGGTGGCGATTGCCCGGATTTTCCTGAAGAACCCGCCGATCCTGATTCTGGACGAGGCGACATCGGCGCTGGACACCCAGACCGAGGCGGAAATCCAAAGCGCGCTGGAGCGTTTGGCGGTCGGCCGGACCACGCTTGTCATCGCCCATCGTCTTGGCACCATCCGCAACGCCGACCGCATCGCCGTGGTCGAGGATGGCCGCATCGTCGAACTGGGCAACCATGCCGAGCTTGCCCTGCGTGGCGGCCGCTATGCCAAGCTCAACGCCGCATGA
- a CDS encoding FecCD family ABC transporter permease, which yields MKMPALIGLLLVAAVLSLTIGARTLPLGAILGAVTAFDPANPDHLILFGLRLPRLCAGLIAGGALGMAGALMQALTRNPLAEPGIMGINAGAGLAVVLGALAGLGAAQVWLALIGAALAACALIAFGGARSGGIGTARLALAGMALNAFLLSAITVAVLVSSSALDEYRFWVIGSLSEAATRPLVSMAAVAVLGGVISLALGGALDTLALGEEAATSLGLRTGWVRLGGLVAIAALAGAAVNVAGPISFVGLMAPHLARAFSGTSLRPILLASGLIGAVVLILCDVIGRIILPPGEVRAGTITAILGGLVFVAVVRRIRLEALA from the coding sequence ATGAAGATGCCTGCCCTGATCGGATTGCTGCTGGTCGCGGCGGTCTTGTCGCTGACCATCGGCGCCCGCACCCTGCCTTTGGGTGCGATTTTGGGTGCAGTTACGGCATTCGACCCGGCCAACCCGGACCACCTGATCCTGTTCGGCCTGCGCCTGCCACGGCTTTGCGCCGGGCTGATCGCCGGGGGTGCGCTTGGTATGGCCGGGGCCTTGATGCAGGCGCTGACCCGCAACCCGCTGGCCGAGCCGGGCATCATGGGGATCAACGCCGGCGCAGGTCTTGCCGTGGTGCTTGGCGCGCTGGCCGGGCTGGGCGCGGCACAGGTCTGGCTGGCACTGATCGGCGCGGCGCTGGCCGCCTGCGCGCTGATCGCCTTTGGCGGCGCCCGCAGCGGAGGCATCGGCACGGCGCGGCTGGCGCTTGCCGGGATGGCGCTGAATGCCTTTCTGCTGTCGGCGATCACGGTGGCGGTGCTGGTCAGTTCCTCGGCGCTGGACGAATACCGCTTCTGGGTCATCGGCTCGCTGTCCGAGGCAGCCACGCGGCCTCTGGTCTCCATGGCCGCGGTCGCGGTTCTGGGCGGCGTCATCTCGCTGGCGCTTGGCGGTGCGCTGGACACGCTGGCGCTTGGCGAAGAGGCCGCGACCAGCCTTGGTCTGCGCACGGGTTGGGTCCGGCTGGGCGGTCTGGTCGCCATTGCCGCATTGGCCGGGGCGGCGGTGAATGTCGCGGGGCCGATTTCCTTCGTGGGGCTGATGGCGCCGCATCTGGCGCGCGCCTTCTCCGGCACGTCGCTGCGGCCCATCCTGCTTGCCTCGGGGCTGATCGGCGCGGTGGTGCTGATCCTGTGCGACGTCATCGGCCGGATCATCCTGCCGCCGGGCGAGGTGCGGGCGGGCACGATCACCGCCATTCTGGGCGGTCTGGTGTTTGTCGCGGTCGTCCGCCGCATCCGGCTGGAGGCGCTGGCATGA
- a CDS encoding ABC transporter substrate-binding protein, translated as MKTLALLVALTPGLTSAQDFPQRFDSIFGTTVVEARPERVVSLGYVAHDDLLALGVIPVALRYWYGPYPGGVWPWAQAALGEARPEVLRGEISFERIALLEPDLILAVSSGVSAQEYRMLSRMAPTIASEPRFGDYNTPWDELALTVGRAVGQEPKAQAQIDAIRARFAVIRADHPEWGDMTAVAATYSGGAPAVFLPGDTRADVLNNLGFKTPDALAQHAGESFYMELSAEDLTPLDADVVLWIGGTATAETVASMPLRPSMRAPREGREVWADELMAGALGHATLLSLPWVLDHIVPEIEAAADGDPATPVPSALAAGLVR; from the coding sequence ATGAAGACGCTTGCGCTGCTGGTCGCCCTGACCCCCGGACTGACGTCCGCACAGGATTTTCCGCAGCGTTTCGACAGCATCTTCGGCACGACGGTGGTCGAGGCGCGGCCTGAACGCGTCGTCTCACTGGGTTATGTCGCGCATGACGATCTGCTGGCGCTTGGCGTAATTCCGGTCGCACTGCGTTATTGGTATGGGCCTTATCCGGGCGGCGTCTGGCCATGGGCGCAGGCCGCGCTTGGCGAGGCCCGGCCCGAGGTGCTGCGCGGCGAAATCTCGTTCGAGCGCATCGCGCTGCTGGAGCCGGACCTGATACTCGCGGTGTCCTCGGGGGTCAGTGCGCAGGAATATCGGATGCTGTCGCGCATGGCGCCCACCATCGCCTCGGAACCGCGGTTCGGGGATTACAACACCCCTTGGGACGAGCTTGCCTTGACGGTCGGCCGGGCCGTCGGGCAAGAGCCAAAGGCACAGGCGCAGATCGACGCGATCCGCGCCCGCTTTGCCGTCATCCGTGCCGACCATCCCGAATGGGGCGATATGACTGCCGTTGCCGCGACCTATTCCGGCGGCGCGCCTGCGGTCTTTTTGCCCGGCGACACCCGCGCGGATGTGCTGAACAACCTGGGCTTCAAGACCCCGGACGCGCTGGCCCAACACGCAGGCGAAAGCTTTTACATGGAGTTGTCGGCCGAGGACCTGACCCCGCTTGATGCCGATGTGGTGCTGTGGATCGGCGGGACCGCAACGGCCGAAACCGTCGCCTCGATGCCTTTGCGCCCCAGCATGCGCGCCCCGCGCGAAGGCCGCGAGGTCTGGGCGGATGAGCTGATGGCGGGCGCACTTGGCCATGCCACGCTTTTATCGCTGCCATGGGTGCTGGACCACATCGTGCCGGAAATCGAAGCCGCCGCCGACGGCGATCCCGCGACGCCGGTGCCTTCGGCCCTTGCCGCCGGGTTGGTGCGATGA
- a CDS encoding TonB-dependent siderophore receptor yields MIKTRFTLLMLLSCQTALAGAAFAQDTIQLDTVVINSQADDGTGPAIGANPMTLTGAKTATPVTEVPQSVAVIPSETLRQGNISKLDGALAYTSGVIGQPYGYDSDTNWIMVRGFAATANGVFQDGLPNFSFGFGGFYVDPHMVERIEVLKGPSSVLYGSSNPGGIVNYVTKQPTGQNSTEVELGFDEHGRVWTSVDQNRVIDRSTAYRFLGKLERQDGHGAFEPGFHGLLSGSIRHETAAGAELSFGLDYLRIDEDHVGNAWLPYVGTVVDAPFGRIDRDFNTGEPGHDRYERDQVTARFGFSQEIGAWRIENNARIGWSNVEEDSVYAYGYDGFALEPSDPQGTLSRLVFDHESEAVTFLNDTRASTKVTWGGAEHSLLFGMDLKYFRLDQMQASAVAPGLTVVDPQYGAALPAAFPYIDQKLTQRQIGFYAQDQIRWGDGWIATLNARYDHVKTEAGVNRATGAAGMSRTDGRWSGRLGIARTLLNGVTPYASVSTYFLPKIATDISGATSSPETGRQIEAGVKWQANEDLLVTAAAFDIHRNNITQAVIGGITRQLGEVRSRGIELQAQGRLTDSVRIEAEVTKLDVEILDDLSRAVIGKTPYSTPETTAAVRVSWTPQQAAEWTLTGGVRWTGKSWADNENTLRVPDYTVLDLGATRQFEGGWEANLAVTNVTDKKYVSSCQTGFWCYYGEGRNISLSIRKSF; encoded by the coding sequence ATGATCAAAACCCGCTTTACGCTGCTGATGTTGCTGTCCTGCCAGACCGCCTTGGCTGGAGCCGCCTTCGCGCAAGATACGATCCAGCTTGATACGGTCGTCATCAACAGCCAGGCTGACGACGGCACCGGACCCGCCATCGGCGCCAATCCGATGACCCTGACGGGCGCGAAAACCGCGACCCCCGTGACCGAGGTGCCGCAATCCGTTGCGGTCATTCCCAGCGAAACGCTGCGGCAGGGCAATATCTCCAAGCTGGATGGGGCGCTGGCCTATACCTCGGGCGTGATCGGCCAGCCCTACGGTTATGACAGCGACACCAACTGGATCATGGTGCGGGGCTTTGCGGCGACGGCGAACGGCGTCTTTCAGGACGGATTGCCGAATTTCTCCTTTGGTTTCGGCGGCTTCTACGTCGACCCTCATATGGTCGAGCGTATCGAGGTGCTCAAGGGCCCGTCATCGGTGCTTTATGGAAGCTCGAACCCCGGCGGCATCGTCAACTATGTCACCAAGCAGCCCACGGGGCAGAATTCCACCGAGGTCGAGCTTGGCTTTGACGAACATGGCCGGGTCTGGACCTCGGTCGATCAGAACCGGGTCATCGACCGCTCGACCGCCTATCGCTTTCTGGGCAAGCTGGAACGTCAGGACGGCCACGGCGCATTCGAGCCGGGTTTCCACGGCCTGCTGTCCGGCTCCATCCGTCACGAGACGGCAGCCGGGGCCGAACTGAGCTTTGGTCTGGATTACCTGCGCATCGACGAGGACCATGTCGGCAATGCCTGGCTGCCCTATGTCGGTACCGTGGTCGATGCGCCATTCGGCCGGATCGACCGCGACTTCAACACGGGTGAGCCGGGTCACGACCGCTACGAACGCGATCAGGTCACGGCCCGCTTCGGCTTTTCCCAAGAAATCGGCGCCTGGCGGATCGAGAACAATGCGCGCATCGGCTGGTCCAATGTCGAAGAGGATTCGGTTTACGCCTATGGCTATGACGGCTTCGCACTGGAGCCAAGCGATCCGCAAGGAACCCTGTCGCGCCTTGTCTTCGACCATGAATCCGAAGCGGTCACATTCCTGAACGACACCCGCGCCTCGACCAAGGTCACATGGGGCGGTGCGGAACACAGCCTGCTTTTCGGCATGGATCTGAAATATTTCCGGCTTGACCAGATGCAGGCGTCGGCAGTGGCGCCCGGGCTGACGGTCGTCGATCCGCAATATGGCGCCGCCTTGCCCGCCGCTTTCCCCTATATCGATCAAAAGCTGACGCAGCGGCAGATCGGGTTTTATGCGCAGGACCAGATCCGCTGGGGCGACGGCTGGATCGCGACGCTGAACGCCCGCTATGACCATGTGAAAACCGAGGCGGGCGTGAACCGCGCAACGGGCGCCGCCGGCATGAGCCGGACCGATGGCCGGTGGAGCGGCCGTCTGGGGATCGCCAGAACGCTGCTGAATGGCGTGACGCCCTATGCCTCTGTCTCGACCTATTTCCTGCCCAAGATCGCTACGGACATCAGTGGGGCCACCTCGTCGCCCGAAACCGGCCGCCAGATCGAGGCCGGCGTCAAATGGCAGGCCAACGAGGATCTGCTGGTTACCGCCGCCGCCTTTGATATTCACCGCAACAACATCACGCAGGCCGTCATCGGCGGAATCACCCGCCAGTTGGGTGAAGTCCGGTCGCGCGGCATCGAACTGCAGGCACAGGGCAGGCTGACCGATTCCGTGCGGATCGAGGCCGAGGTGACCAAGCTGGATGTGGAAATTCTGGACGACCTGAGCCGGGCTGTGATCGGCAAGACGCCCTATTCGACGCCCGAGACCACCGCCGCCGTCCGGGTCAGCTGGACCCCGCAACAGGCCGCCGAATGGACGCTGACCGGGGGCGTGCGCTGGACCGGCAAAAGCTGGGCCGACAACGAAAATACGCTTCGCGTGCCCGACTATACCGTGCTTGATCTTGGTGCGACCCGGCAGTTCGAAGGCGGATGGGAAGCCAATCTTGCCGTCACCAACGTGACGGACAAGAAATACGTCTCCTCGTGCCAGACCGGATTTTGGTGCTATTACGGCGAAGGTCGCAACATCAGCCTGAGCATCCGCAAAAGCTTTTGA